The Malaclemys terrapin pileata isolate rMalTer1 chromosome 7, rMalTer1.hap1, whole genome shotgun sequence nucleotide sequence CCCACAAGCAAGTTAGGTGCACCTCTGACAGTCTTCCCCGGTTTGTGGCCGCTAGGTATCcagatgcctagagggaggcagcagcgcACATCCCCAGATGCAGCAAGATACCTGCCGAGAGACCATTTACAGTGGAAAGGTAGGTGCCTCTAGGGGTGGGTGTCGGCCATGTGGGGGTTTGTGGAGTGCAGTAGTGTCTAAAatggggacttaggcacctatgtccctttgtggatctggacctaAGTAACTTGCATTCAGCAGGctggtggcagagtcaggaactgaacccagatctgagTCCCAGTCTAAAGCCTTAACTGCAAAACCATCATTCTTCTCTTGAGGCCATTGATCATTTATTATTGTTGATGCAACATGGCCAGTGTAAGCGAGGTTCTGCTAATTTCAGTTCTGGCTCCCATCTCAGGTTACTAGTGCCCATACAGAATGACTGCTTAGCAAAACACAGCAGTACTGGATTGTCCCCTTTTTCTTCTCTGTCCCTACTGCAACTGCCAGGAACAGTGGGCAGTGTTAGCAGAGACCAGCCTCTGGCATTTTTACTTCCATGTCCTCTAACCAGCACAGGGTATAGCTAGATAACAGGATGATAAATGTTTTCAGCCAAGCCCTGTGGGCCACAGGTGCCTGGGGCTGGCTCTTCACTTGGATAACACCATAattaaggtttcaaagtagcagccgtgttagtctgtatctgcaaaaagaacaggagtacttgtggcaccttagagactaacaaatttattagagcataacctttcgtggactacagcccacttcttcggatgcatatatgttccattctatatgcatccgatgaagtgggctgtagtccacgaaagcttatgctctaaaaaatttgttagtctctaaggtgccacaagtactcctgttcttctttttaaaggattgaataaggactgggaatggctgagccattacaaacattgaatctatctccccttgtaagtattctcacacttcttatcaaactgtctgtactgggctatcttgattatcacttcaaaagttttttttctcttacttaattggcctctcagagttggtaagacaactcccacctgttcatgctctctgtatgtgtgtgtatatatctcctcaatatttattccactctgtatgcatccaaagaagtgggctgtagtccacgaaagcttatgctctaataaatttgttagtctctaaggtgccacaagtactcctgttctttttaccataATTAAGGACAAATCTAAATCTAAATCGACTTGCTAAGATTCCCCATAGTCAATTCCATTGTTATTGAGAATCTGTGCTAACTGCTATTTGGGAGCATTGAAGTGGGAGCTGGATTTACTGATTGATAAAGCATTTCTTTCCCACTTTCTATCTGGGATCAAAGGGTAGTTGAGGGGCCTGGTGTGGTGTGGCTTGGGAGCCGAGGTCTGGGTGTGTATACAGGATACAGCTGTGCTGCCTTCAGCTGATAATTGTGGTTTTGGCACATGCCCATTTTTAAGTGTCTCCATCTCTGCTGGGCTGTGGTGGAGGAGAGCTTATTAAATGCACAGTTTCCCCATACATGAAAGAAACGGATTGACAGCTCAGGAGGTTGATTCAGCGGTAGCACTAGAATCTGGGAACGGACATTGCAGTGTCTTGGTACTTCACGACCCATTTTCCTGGTCTCTCTGAAAGAAGTGATCTTTATACATGCAAGGCATGGCGACAGAGATGCTGCCTGCTGTAGAACCCTGGTTTCTGCCACAGTCAGCGATAATgtacccaatcctgcaagatgcagaACCCATTTAGTTCAATGCAGGCAGGACTGGGGGACAGTGACTAATAAGAGCTGAGTGCTGTCATACAGGATGCATTTGAAAATCGCCATTACAAATGTCGGAACAATCGGATGTGATCTCCCCCCGGGATTGTCAGGAGTTGAAGGTTGGGTCCTAGATCACGGGAAATGTCATTTCTCCCAGATTTGCAGTGAGGTCTGAGATTTGTTCTGTGATTGTAATGTAAGAACATTCTGACAAGCTATGTTAGTTATTGGAGCTGAGTTATTAGTAATTCTTTAGTGCCCCCACCCACTAGAAACTGTCAAAGTATGTCATGGACATGTAGTAATAATATTTAACTCCTACATAGCAGTTTTCAAGAGgcgatctccaagtgctttacatccttatccctattttacagatagggaaactaaggcaaaAGGAGGTGAAATGGTTtgaccaaggtcacccaacaaACCAGTGGCAGAGGTGTTCTGCATCCCAGCTCCATGTGCTAGCCACGCTGCCTCCCTTGTATGTATGACTTCAATCACCAATGAACTATTTTTAATCCCTAGTGtacaaacagggaaactgaggcattgaggGTAAGGATCAGATTTTCAGAGACAGTGAGCACCATAGCTAtatggagtcaatgggagctgcagcttcTTAGATGCAAGTTGAGTACCTAGAAATCAAGGCACTCAAAGGTTGCTTTGAAATGTTGGCCTGTATGTGTTGACCCCGTAATTTTCAGAGGGATATGACTCAGCTAGATAAACTCTGTCAGGGATGGAACTTGATATACAAGAGCTTTATTGATGCTCACCAGTTCCCAGGGCTGCCACCaggcttaattcattagtgtttgtaaaggaAGAGATCCTGCACTGATTGGCTAGAGATGTATTTAGCATTATTAGCCCAGTAACAGATCTCTTAGGGACATTTCCCACTAGCTTACTTTTGCCTTTTCTTCCCTGTATTTCTTCAGCCATGTCTGAGAGGGGGACCTAAGAAGACCTGGTGCCAAGGGGCACAGGCTGTGAGGTGGCCCGTCTCTAATGCCTCTGCCCAGAGGGCATACACATCTCCGacataaaggggggggggagagaaagggaccTCAGCTCTCACACAGAAACTCACAAGCTGTCCCCCACAAGCTCTGTCAGATTAAGCACAGATTACCCCTAAACTGTTGTGGGATGCAGGGCTCAACAAAACTTTGATTTATCCGGAGACAAGTAAGGGGAGGAGGTAGGgaggccagcaggggctgggcctgACTGCTCTCCTGCTTCACTTCGGGACAGTACCATTCTGTGTATGATGGGGCATCAGCTGAGACCCAATGCATCATACAGTAGTGTGCTACATTCAGTCACAGAGAGAACAAAGGCGGGACGGCAGCACATACAGCAGACCAAGCCCTGAGATAGCTGAGTCCATCAGAGAATTATCATTTGCTATGGAAAGAGAGCGAGGGAAAGTGCAATGGGAACTACGGGAAAGAAGGGTGGGTGTAACGGAAAAGATGGAGGAGGGGGTGTTTCTGTGCACAGAGGGGAGTAGAGCGGCGGTGAGGCAGGTGGTGGGTGGCTGTCCCCCGACAGCAGAGAAGGGAGCAGAGATCGGTGGTGGGGCAGATGGGGAGGGAAGGTGTGGGGGGTTAGATGGGAAGACGGTAGAAGGGAGTGGGGAAGGCGGTGGGACAGATGGGAATGGTTGGGGGGGCAAACATGACGGAGGTAtaagggagtgggggaggcagTGTGAGGAGCTGACAGGAAGGGGGGTTAAAAGGAAGAGgatgtgggggcagaggggcaagGGAGTGGAGGAGATAGTGGAGCAGATGGAGGCGATGTGGGGGGGCAGATGGGAAGGGAATGGAGGAGGCGGTGGGGCAGATGGGAAGTGGGGTGGAAGGGAGACCGGGTAGAAGAgagtgggggaggtggtggggcAGACAGGAAGAGGGACTGGAAtgtgaaaatgtgaaaaatcgggacagggggttgggggtaataggagcctatataagaaaaagaccccaaaattggtactggccctataaaatcgggacgtctggtcactgtgagggggaggggggcagacagGAAGGGAGAGGGTGTCGGGGCAGATTGGGGGGCAGccgggaatgggacatgggggaGGCGGCAGTACAGGGGTAGACGGGAAGGGCGTGGGGCGGTACTGTGGGGGATAGACAAGAAGGtggaagggagtggggagaggggctgcagggattcTCAGGATTTGTCCCGCCGCCGGAGTGAGTGGCGGACTTTGGGGGACGGGGCGCTGCTCCTCTCATGTAAGGGGATCTGGGGGTGCAGCTGAGGAGCGAGGGGAGCAGGTTTCCCTTGGCCCCGAAGCGGGGCTGACAGGACTGGCGTTCCGGCGGGCCTTCCCCCCAGTTTGGCGGCGGCCGAGGGGAGTCACCGCTTTCCCCACACACTGCTCTGTGCCGTGTAACTCCGCAGCGCCCCTCCCCGCGCTGCCCCCGAGCACGCACCGACGCCCACCTGTAGGGGCGGCGGGCGGGGAACCCAGCGGCAGCCCCCCACTGCGCTCCCCTCGTGGCATGGGGGCATCGCTCAGCGGGCGCTCCGGTCACCGCATCGTCCCCTGCCCAGGTGGCTCGGGGGCGGGCTTGGGCGGCGGGGGCAGCCTGCAAAGAGCCGCCCGCCGCGCTGCAGACGCGCCCCTTTCTGCGGGGGAGGCGGCGGCCAGTGCCAGTGATATTCTGCCCTCCCACGGCCCTAGCCCTCTACATcaccccggccctgcgcccccgCCCGGCCCCAGGCGGAGAGAGGCGGGGGTGCACCAGGGCCTGATGCCCCCGGCGGGGGACTGGCTCTGGCTGGAGATGCAGGGTCAGTGCCCCGCTCCCCAGGACAGAAGAGGAGGCGTGGCCCCCTCCCAAGGTGACCCAGGCAGCAGCGATCTGGCGAGGAGATTTagatatatgggggggggggggggggacacgatcTTTCGTGCGGTATCCCCCTTGCCACTGCAGCGCCATAGGGGAGCCCGCAGCCACGCTCTGTGCCGGGAAGGGagctggcggggcggggggggaaccATGTACGTCGCACCTTCCAGTGGGCACGgggcagcagtgcacagacaccCGTGCGAGGGGCACgatgtgtgtatggggaggggtTAACCCCTCTTTCCTGAGCGACACGCCTGAGAGCTCCCCCTCTTTCCGCAAGCCCCCAACGATACAACCCCCTcgctgtaccccccccccccgagattaTCTGGGACGCAGCCCGCAGCCATGCACACGCACCCCACCCTATAGCTATGATCGAGGGCTCCTGCCCCCCGAACCCCTGTATTTTAATATAGGTACAAGCAGcgcctggggggggggacggaAATCTAACCACCCCAGACACAAACTGGGTGACTCCGCTCAACCGCCCGGTGGGGTCCTTCTAGCAGCGGGGTCCCTGCCACGGAGACCCCGGCTTCACAGAGCCTCGGCCCCTCCATATCGGGCGGGGACCCCCCTGGAAGCGTCTTGCTTGCTCCGTGCTGCTGCTGCCGACCACGTGAGGGCGTCCAGTGTGTTAGTTACAACAAATTATCCCCGGGACAGCAAAGCCGCCGGGGACCGCCGCCACCCGCAGAGGGGACCCAGCCCAAGAACCCCCTCTTTGCTGCCTGGCCTGTGGGATTGTGCGGCCGGATAAGTCCGCCTGGGAGGCCCAGACCCCCCTATTCGGGGCGCCCCCCtcctctgtctctccccagcaTAGGGTGTGCTCTTTAAATCGCTTCTCTGGGACCTTTCTCGGGCCCAGAGAGCCCCGGCTGCAGGGCAGCGGGGTCAGGCACCGTCAGGGGCAGGGTTTTGTGGGGCCGTCTCAGCGCTGGGGTGTCGGGCCTGGGAGCTAGGGCCCCGCAAAGGGGCTCCAAGAAGCACAagttggagctggccctggcccaggCTGTTGTTGTTCTCAACGTGGTCCGCTCATTGTGCATATAAAGGGCTGCCTCGGAGCCCGCCCAGGCAGGCAGGCGGATTGCATCTCTGAGTGAGAGCGGAGCGAGCAGACCCTGGTGCTTCCCCCCCTGAAGCCGGCGAGCAGACAGCCAACCAGCCCAGGGCAGCCCCAAGTCCGTGTACCGATTTGCTGCGACATCGATCGGCCTCTTTTCCTTGCAGTCTGCGCAGTCCCGGCCAGCATGTCGGTGGAGTTGGAAGAAGCCGACCTGCCTTTGACTGAAGCGGAGGAAGCGCCCCTAGCCCCGGAGAAGAAAGGTGGCGCCAAAAAAGCTAAGGGTGGGGGCTCGTCCCTGTCTCCctccaaaaagaagaaaaacaacaagaagaagaACCAGCCGGGCAAGTACAGCCAGCTGGTGGTGGAGACGATCCGGAAGCTGGGCGAGCGCAACGGCTCCTCGCTAGCCAAGATCTACAATGAGGCCAAGAAGGTGTCGTGGTTCGACCAGCAGAACGGGCGGACCTACCTGAAATACTCCATCAAGGCGCTGGTGCAGAACGACACCCTGCTCCAGGTCAAGGGCACCGGCGCCAACGGCTCCTTCAAGCTCAACAGGAAGAAGCTGGAAGGGGGCAGCGAGGGGAGCCCTGGCAGCAGCGCCCCGAAGTCCCACAAGAAGGCTGCAGCCTCCACCTCCCGGAGGGCGGACAAGAAACCGGCCTCCAAGAGCAAGAAGCCCGAgaagaaatctcacaagaaaggCGCCAGCAGCGCAGCCGCCAGGAAAGACAAGGGCAAAGCCAAGAAGGCTACCAAGAAAGCCGCCTCCCCGGGGGGCAAAAAGGTCAAGAAGTCTGCAAAGCCCAAGGCGCTGAAGAGCAGGAAGGcatgagggagggggcagggcgccCCCATCGCCCCACCACgctggggcggggagagagaacatttccccccacccttcaccccctctccagctccccagccatccGGGGCTTTGAGCTCTAAGACAGACTCTGCTCTGAGGACAGACCCAGGTTATCCGCGTTGTATTTGTATTGCTGGCCTCGCTCTGTAGCCGTCGCCGCGGGCAGGGAAACGGGGGTCAGGGCTGCCCCAGCCTCGCAGCCCATCCCCCTTGTTTTCTTACTTGGCAGCGCCCAACCCCCACCCGCGAAGGTTTTTCTGTTCGCCCCCGCCGCAGCCCCATATTTACAGGGCTAGGTCCCGCCCCCCTTAGTTTCCATAGTAGCTATTTTTCATAAGCCTCTTCGCTTTTAtgttccctgctccacccccagtaGGGGGCGATGCCACGTGGGTCCCACAGGTCCCGGCACTGGTGCACTGTAGCGGGGGATGGTGGTTTTTTTGGCCTACTTTAGAATTTTTCGAACAGTGACCACGCCCTCTATTGGTTCTCGCCATGGAAACGGCCAGTTAGGCGCCAGTTCGTTCTAATGGCGCCTGGGTACCTCTTAAAGGGCACCTCCCCCCGTTCGGTGAGCCGCAGCCTGGCCTGCGGGCAGTGCCTGGGGTGCTATGTGCGGGACCAAGCGTCGTTAGCAGCAGCGGGGCTGCCGCAGCCTTGGGAGTCTTGTACCCTGGTGCGGGGTGACGCTGGTTGTGCGCGTCCTGGGGAAGGTGGGGCGGCCCTACGACCTCAAGCGCTTGTATCACGTGTTCAGGATTCAGAGTCAATggccttttttgttgttggtcaATAAATTGTTTAAACCTTTGACTTGTTTTCTCCGTGTGTGCGGGAGTGGGATGGGCTGGGGGAGTGGATCGGCGCTTAGCGGGGGCGGGAATGTGCTCGGGAGTGGATCGGCGCTTAGCGGGGGCGGGAATGTGCTCGGGAGTGGATCGGCGCTTAGCGCGGCGGGGATGGCGGTGAATGGGCTTGGGGACTGGACCGGCGCTTAGCAGGGCCGGGGGAGATGGGCTCAGGACCGGCGCTTAGCGGGGGATGGGCTCTGGGAAATTTGGCGGGGGCGGGTTGATGCGCTTGGCGCTGCAGCGGAGACggtgggtgaggggtggggagaagcgCCAGTCCGTCCCCCTGTCCCTGGGGGGAAGGCGGGGCTGGGTCTGTGTGTGTCGCGGCTCAGATTCGACCTTTCCCCCTCTCGTGCCCCCCTCTCCTTGGGTGCGAGCTTGTTCCCCCCACAGCTCATGCCTGAGTGTCCCGTCCCGGCTAGCTCGAGGCTGGTGTGAACCGGTTTAAACCTCTGCCCTGCCTGCGGGAGCCGGCGTGGCGGGGGCTGGCGCATCAACGCAGCTCAGGGCtagagagccagaggggccatTTCTTCCCCTGGGTCTGGTCCCGTCCGCTCCTCTCCCGCACAGgaccaagcccccccccccccccccccattatgatAGAAACGGGTGACCCTGCTCTAGCCCCCTCTCATGTCCAGCTGCTAAGCTAGGAGCAAGCTGTCTGGTGCCAGGGGCctttggaggggcgggggggggggggggggcagcccttGTCAGAAACCCAGCTGGGCTGTGAGCACCTTGCAGTGGCTGTGGGCTCAGCTTTCCACCCACACCTCTGTCATTTGAGCTGTTTGCTCGTAGAGAGGGTAAAAGCAGGGCCCTGGCCTAGATTATGCTCTTCTAACTgtccagaggggagcaggggcaacagcagcacaCCAGCCATGGCCCTACCTGTACAATAATATAAACGTTTTAAAAGCAGCTGTCTCATACCTGATGTGAGAAGAAAAATAACACatacccttctcccccccccccaactactaCTGCAGCTCTAGACCCCTCATCTACCCCCCAGCCTCATTTGCATTCTGTAaagcagcagcagttctcaaactttaacaacccaaTGACCcccattttgaattaaaaattttCACAGACCCTGCTACACATCTTCTCATTTTCCCTAGGGTTACAGTTGCCAACACTCCCCTGGTGCACTGGGAGGCTCTCGACATCAGCCCCTACTGCCCGGAGGATACTGAGGCCAAACCAGATTTTAGCCTGCTAAAAatccagtggcacagcagggctaagacaggctccctgcctgccctggtcccaagccgctcccagaagcggccagtacatctctgcagccctggggtgggtagggggcggagaaggggtcaGGAGTTCAATATGCAATGCCCTCACCCTGCGCATCAactccacaactcccattggctgggaactgcagccaatgggcgcTCTGAGGGTGGTGCCTGCTggcagaggcagcacacagaggcccctccccccagggcaggcagggagcctgccttagccctgctgcatcaCCAACAAGGAGCCACCTAAGGTAAGCACTGTCcagccacagcctgcaccccaatcccctgccccagccatgagtcccctcccagagcttgcccCACACCGCCCTCCTGCatcaggctcagcccagagccccctcccatatgccccagcccagtgcctgcacctcctcccataCCCCTGCCTCAGCCAAGGGCAGGAGGCAGGACACATGTGTTTGCCAGCTCTCTAAAGTGAACCCTATGCCCCTTTTCTTTCTGCCCACTCCCTGAGTACGGTACACCCCATGCCTGCTCCTCCCCCTGGCACACAGCTCAACAACTGTTCcaaggctgcaggaggagggggaggagttgagcagCAGTGCTACAGGTCCTTGGCATGCCTCTCAGACTGGAGTACCCTCACAGCCtctagtttgagaactgctgctataAAGCCTCAGAAGGATGGCTGGGTCTGAGACAGAGCTGCTCTTTAGCATAGGTGCCTGTACAGCACCGAGCATTATGCCCTTACTTGCACCACATTTATGTCAACTACAAGCTATTGAAAAGAGGTCCCAGGCCAATAGTTGGAAAGAGTGCACATGCTTCCAGCCCTTCACTCACTGCAAAGTAGGATGACACCACTGCTTGAAAGGGGATTAGGTCAAGTTTAATGACAGTTTAGAGTAGTTCTTGCAGCGCTGCTGCCAGGTAGGACAGTGAGGAGAGACTATCCTCCCCCATTGCCAATCCCAGCAgatttcttctctccccctcccccccaaaaaacaaagtaTACTACACAGACTGTTGTTCACATTCACCTTTAATTCAATTAAAAAGAGATAAAGCCCCAAGCTGACTTGACTGCTGGATAATGCAGCAGCCCCACTACTGCCATCTTCAGCTTGCTCTACTGGGCATGCTTTCTTGGGGGGTGGTAGTTAGTAAATTGTATGCCTTCACATTCTAAGCACAGCTTTGTAGACCTAGGAATAATCTTTAAGAAACTAGGGCTTAGATTCACTCCcatgctcccttcccccagcagcatcaTAGCCTGTCCCTGGGCTTAGCAGAGGTCACAGTAATAAATTATTGTAAAGAGTTCAGCTAGCAGTAAGGTGAGGACTGATGCCCTTTCCTCATTACTTTTAAGCAGGACTTTACAACTGTAACACAGCCGATATGGCAACATTTGGATTTGTCCTCTATACTAccttacacacccacccacactggGCACAGTATTTGCCTACAACGCCCCATCAAACTTGAGTGGAATTGATTGTAGCTCGACTTCACTCGCTGTAGAGTTTTGTCTAGGTTTTAAGCCTTTGCCCATCCATCTTACTCTCAGCATTTTTGCACTTCACTGATTCGTGGTTCAGTGTAATAGACTCATCATTTCACATAAAACATCAAGGACATCCAGGCAGAGTTTTCCTTAGTTTGGAGCCCAGGAATAACACAGAATGTTTTTTTCTGTGCGTTGTTTTTTTGGAAAGGTACAGGCAGCATGACAGTTAGTCTATGGCTGCTCCTTTACAGCCAACACCACGCGTAAGGTTGCTAAAATGTGAAGTTTTTAGAGAGATGAGCCAATTGCTTCAACCTCATCCTTCAGGAGCAGAGCCAGAGCACCTAAAAAGGGAAAGCTAGAGCATAAGCAGCAAGCTTTAAGCATCTCCCTTCCTATACTATAACAAGGCAGAGGAACTGATGCACAGGAAGAACTGCACTCATCTCTGGCTAGAGCACGGCCTTCTCCTCCTATCTACTTGGGTTTTTAATCATGGCACCTGGCAAGATTTCATTccagcccttttattccagatcCTTTCTGAGCAGCAGTCTACAGAATCTGTAATAAAatgcaggaaggaaaaaaaaaaaaaaaaaaaaaagtgggtgggaGATATCTAGGATATAGAAAAGATGAGTGCAGTTCTCAAATCTTATGTCCAACTCTCATAAAATGGGGGATTACATGACCTCTGCCACATCAAGAGTATTCTGCAACAAGCAACCACCTTGCA carries:
- the LOC128840142 gene encoding histone H1.10, which gives rise to MSVELEEADLPLTEAEEAPLAPEKKGGAKKAKGGGSSLSPSKKKKNNKKKNQPGKYSQLVVETIRKLGERNGSSLAKIYNEAKKVSWFDQQNGRTYLKYSIKALVQNDTLLQVKGTGANGSFKLNRKKLEGGSEGSPGSSAPKSHKKAAASTSRRADKKPASKSKKPEKKSHKKGASSAAARKDKGKAKKATKKAASPGGKKVKKSAKPKALKSRKA